One window from the genome of Cryptomeria japonica chromosome 6, Sugi_1.0, whole genome shotgun sequence encodes:
- the LOC131043642 gene encoding replication protein A 70 kDa DNA-binding subunit A-like: protein MSEDRPSTSKRLLLFATELPSPQTTTSKNISLIKTLNPYQNKWTIKGKVTHKRPIKAYSTSTKNGHVFSFDIVDCDGSEIRITCFDEITKLHYNHVDIGSHYIISKGSVKEANARYNKLNSNLEITLSNTSIVKCCTNEEQADQQTAPFTPIGELFQLTNNTLVDVIGLVLYVGDIIPIHRKDGSQTQKFVVKINDLSGSTIDINLWGPIVEQKGLELKNMLTNDSVVILALRNACVGYFNGKLVNIIAATKLHINPSFPEAELLTSRGRDPLLTVPFVAETIHIEGKYTRMTISSIREWMSIKLETIQTTLLVVLRYVNVNDQNFYYTACPLIVNGRPCKKKCTQQADDSWFFSRCQMSMQDCNYSYLLPLKLQDATGTLWATAFDEGGNHLLHKTARQLYALQNDATTKETPSSMIKTILSHYYSFIVLVSTETYKSESKMKVTVNKVAPVDFKAECHALLAEISRLSIDT, encoded by the coding sequence ATGTCTGAGGACAGACCATCAACATCTAAACGGTTGCTTCTGTTTGCAACTGAATTGCCATCCCCACAAACAACAACTTCTAAAAATATAAGTCTTATAAAAactttgaatccataccaaaataaatggacaatcaaAGGGAAAGTTACTCATAAACGGCCTATTAAGGCATATAGCACATCCACCAAAAATGGCCATGTCtttagctttgacattgttgaTTGTGATGGTTCTGAAATTAGAATTACATGTTTTGATGAGATAACTAAGTTACACTATAACCATGTGGACATAGGTtcacattatattatttcaaaagGATCTGTTAAGGAGGCAAATGCaaggtacaacaaactaaacagTAATTTAGAAATCACCTTGTCTAATACATCCATAGTAAAATGTTGCACCAACGAAGAACAAGCAGATCAACAAACTGCTCCTTTCACACCTATTGGTGAATTGTTTCAACTAACAAACAATACACTAGTTGACGTTATTGGTCTTGTTCTATATGTTGGAGATATCATTCCTATTCACAGGAAAGATGGCAGTCAAACACAAAAATTTGTTGTGAAAATTAATGATCTATCTGgttcaacaattgacatcaacttaTGGGGCCCAATAGTAGAACAAAAGGGCCTGGAATTGAAAAATATGTTGACCAATGATAGCGTGGTAATCCTTGCTTTACGTAATGCTTGTGTTGGCTATTTCAATGGCAAGCTTGTGAACATAATAGCTGCAACAAAATTACATATCAATCCAAGTTTCCCAGAAGCAGAGCTTCTAACATCAAGAGGAAGGGACCCTTTGCTTACTGTACCCTTTGTTGCAGAAACTATCCACATAGAAGGCAAATATACTAGAATGACAATCTCTTCGATCCGTGAGTGGATGAGCATCAAACTAGAAACAATTCAGACAACATTGCTAGTTGTTCTACGCTATGTCAATGTCAATGACCAAAATTTCTATTACACAGCTTGCCCACTGATAGTCAATGGAAGGCCTTGCAAGAAAAAATGTACACAGCAAGCTGATGATTCTTGGTTCTTCTCTAGATGTCAAATGAGTATGCAAGACTGTAATTATAGTTACCTCTTGCCTCTAAAGTTACAAGATGCCACAGGTACTCTATGGGCCACTGCTTTTGATGAGGGTGGTAatcacttgctacacaaaactgcAAGACAACTCTATGCACTACAaaatgatgcaacaacaaaagagaCACCTTCCTCAATGATCAAGACAATACTCTCACATTACTATTCATTCATAGTGCTGGTTTCTACTGAGACATACAAGTCAGAATCCAAGATGAAAGTGACGGTCAATAAAGTTGCTCCTGTTGACTTCAAAGCTGAGTGCCATGCACTGCTTGCAGAAATTAGCCGCCTAAGTATAGACACTTAG
- the LOC131043649 gene encoding kunitz trypsin inhibitor 5, producing MVMYSSQAAWTLLVVALILPLAYGDGVLDIAGTPVVTGTDYKILPVNGGGLSLKMRNNSCPMYVTYNNNDDGLPVIFTPYEYVKAIAEDVDLEVQFSAATICVQSTRWRIKSDSEVNKDFIYTGGSSSSSSVDLDYFRISKSEGDGSNVYEFSYCPSVCSTCRPACGSLGIYTDEDGNQWLVKDSEIDPLKVQFQRA from the exons ATGGTGATGTATTCTTCTCAAGCAGCCTG GACTTTACTAGTGGTGGCACTAATTCTGCCCTTGGCTTATGGAGATGGTGTATTAGACATTGCAGGGACACCTGTGGTAACAGGCACCGATTACAAAATTCTACCTGTGAATGGCGGCGGGCTTTCATTGAAGATGCGGAATAACAGCTGCCCAATGTACGTAACTTACAATAACAATGACGATGGTCTTCCTGTGATTTTCACGCCTTATGAATATGTGAAAGCAATCGCCGAGGATGTCGACTTGGAGGTGCAATTTTCTGCGGCTACAATTTGTGTGCAATCTACTCGGTGGAGGATCAAATCAGATTCGGAAGTGAACAAAGATTTTATTTATACAGGAGGCTCATCTTCCTCTTCTTCAGTTGATCTGGATTACTTTAGGATAAGCAAAAGTGAAGGAGATGGTAGCAATGTTTATGAGTTTTCTTATTGCCCTAGTGTGTGCTCAACTTGCAGGCCCGCATGTGGGTCGCTGGGAATTTACACCGACGAAGATGGAAACCAGTGGCTCGTCAAAGATAGTGAGATCGATCCCCTGAAAGTGCAGTTTCAAAGAGCATAA